AAGAGTCTGTGCCAACCTATGCTCAAGATTGGGGTGGGTTGGCGCAATGGTTGAAATTCCGGGTGTGAATTTGGCCGGATTGTATGGTTTGGCGAGATGTCAAAAATCCGTGCATTCAGAACAGCTTAGAATAATTCAATGCCGCCAGCGCAATATATGGCGGCATTTTTGTATTGAACCGTTCCAGTCAGTCTATTGTTTTTGGGCATACTATCCTTTATCCTGAAAGTAAGAGGAAAAATATCCTCATTTTGGGACATGCAGCTGCAGCTTTCCGCGGTTATCCGCCGATACAGGTAGTTTTGGGGAGCCAGTTTGCATAATGCCGGTGACGACAGCCTATACGTACGAAGTACGTGTCAGGCGTGGGGATCGATGGATCATTCACGCCACTTATAACACTGAGAAAGAAGCCACCAGCGAAGCAGAAAATGTTTTGCGGGGCAAGGTTGCTGCCGTTCGCGTTGTTCGGGATTGGGAACGCGAGGATGGGCGCCACATCGAAAAAGTTCTTCTGGAAAAAGAAGGGCTTGGCGAAGCCGACAATGATCCGGTCCGGGTAACCCCGATCGAGGATGCGGCGTTATGTGAAACCGACGACGATTTGCTTGGTGTTGAAAGCCGTTCGACCATCAATCGGCTGTTGCGCAAATATTTTGAACAGGAAGTACTGACCCCGACCGAGGTCATGTATAACTTCAAAAATATGCGCAAGCTGATGTATCACGATACATTGCTGCCCAGTGCGGTTGACCGGGTTGCGACGATTCATTCGCGCACGACCGAAGGCAACCATATCGAGGCCTCCAACAAGCTGCACCGTGCGATTGACACGCTGGCTGCCCGTGCGCGCCAGGTGGAAAAATACGATTTACCGCAGTTTGAAGACGCCACCATCGCCGAGGTGCGCCGCGAAATTCAAAGCCTTCGTCTGGCCGAAGATACCGATTTTCTGACGATGGTTGCGCTGACGCGCGAGCTTTCATCATCCCGCAGCTGGATTGGCAAGCTGGACTTTGCCCTGAAGGTAAAAGGCGACCCCAAAGACGATGGCGCGCGTGCCATGGTCGATGATGTGGTGGCCGATATTCTGGGTTCACCCGTCGCCCTTAAAGACCTTTTGGGGCCATCGCGCAGCTTTGGCGATGCGGTATTGCTTCATATCGATCTGGCGCTGGGCAAGGCAAAGGGTAATCGTGGGGCCGCACAGGATGTGCTGGACCTGTTAAACCCGTTATTTGCCGCGGGCCTTTTGCCGAAATCGCAATTTGTGCTGTTTGATTATGTCGCGCGCGAACTTAAAAGTCCGAATTCGTTTTCCCGCCATGAAGATGATGCCGACCAGCTTGTGCAAGTTCTGGACCGTCTATTGAATGCGGATGGTGTTGTATTTGGTCAGCCCATGGTCGAAGCACTGGTCGAACGCGGTGCGCGCGTGCGCAATGTGGGCGGCAGCCGTGCCTTTGGCGAGGGGGTCGAAGAAATCGTTGGTTGCCTGGCACCGGGCTGGCGCCGGTTGGCGTTTTTGTCCGAGGTAACGAAAAACGAACGTTCTGCCGATATTGGCAGTGAATTGATGGAACTGACGCGCAAAACCGTTGCCGATATGCGGGGTCTTCGGGCGTTTTGTGGCCCCGAAGCCAAACCGCGCGAAAAAATGGCCATGGTCACGCGCATGCATGAAAAGGTTGTTCAGTCCAATTTTGTCGAAGAGCTGAAACATCACCTCAGCGAAAAGCTTGATAGCGGCCTTGCCGACTATCTGACCCGCGAAAAGGTGATTGAACGGATCGATAACCCCGACCTTCACTTGCGCCAGCGCGCCTATATGCTGGTCAAATTCTGTTCCAGCGGTGTGTTGATCGAGGGGAAATCGGCGACCATGGCGCGAAAAAGGGTGGTTGGTTATTTGCGCCAGCCCAATTTCACCGAACGCCTGGTCGATGATTTGCAGGAAAACAGCGAAAAAGAAGGAACGCTGCGCGATTTTTACGCCCTGTTGCAGCGAAGCGGATTTTAATCGCGCGCGATTTAAATTGAGCTTTCAGGAAAAACGCCCCGGAACCTTCCGCGGGCGTTTTTCTTTGCCCGAATATTTTGCCACCTGTTTGGCAAGATCGGTGGGGTCTTTGTCATTGTTGCCAGCATGCCTTTTGGGCAAACTGCTATCCAGTCGCCAGGAGGCCGCAATGACCCGTAAGTCAGCACCCGCACGCCAGAACCCGCATTCACAAAAACGCACCATCGCCTGTTATGCCTTTGACGGCGTGATGAGCCTGGATATCACCGGCCCGCTTCAGGTTTTTGCCTCGGCCAATACCGAATTGGTGCGCCAGGGTAACCAGCCTGCCTATGACATTGTTGTGTTTGCCGAAAAGGCAGGCCCGGTTCAGACATCGGCGGGGATCAGGCTGCATGCCGATATGGCAAGGGCAGATATTAACCCTGCCGGCATCGATACCATCCTTGTTCCGGGCGGCGAGGGGATTGACGTTGTATGCCGTGATGCGGGCATTCTGGCATGGTTTGAAGCCGCTGCTGGCGCATGTGGCCGGTTGGGTTCTGTTTGTTCCGGCGCATTATTGCTGGCGGCAGCGGGGCTTTTGGATGGTCGGCTGGCAACCACGCACTGGTCGCGCTGCGATGAAATGCGGACGAGCTACCCCATGATCGGGCTGGTTGAAAACCGCCTGCATACCTATGACCCGACCGGCCTGGATGGGGATGGGCATATTTTCACATCAGCCGGTGTGACGGCGGGCATCGACCTTGCCCTTGCCTTGCTGGAGGATGATTTTGGCCGTGCCCTGGCGCTAGCTGTGGCGCGTCGGCTGGTGATGTTTTTAAAACGCCCGGGCGGGCAGGCACAGTTTAGCGCCTATCTGACGCCAGCCATCGGAGCATCCGCCAAACTGGCGGAATTGCTGGAATGGCTGCCGGCCAATTTGCAGGCTGATCTGTCGCTAGAAGCCATGGCCGAACGCGCCGGTATGTCCCCCCGGACTTTTTCGCGTGTTTTCACCCGTGATCTGGGGCTGTCACCCGCGCGCTATGTGGAACGTATGCGTGTCGAGGCGGCGCGTGGCCTGTTGCAGGGCGGCGATATCACCATTAACCGGGTGGCGCGCCTGTGTGGTTTTGGTCATCCCGAAACCATGCGCCGCGCCTTTCACCGGCATTTATCCATCAGCCCGCAGGATTATGCGGAAAGGTTTGGCGCAACCCTGTTTGCCGGTGCATCTGTCCCAACCGGCTGATTTCATTTTTTACGTAAATCAATTCATCTGACACGAAAGTTGGCAACATGCTGTTACTGACAAATGGACAGGTGCGCCTGCTGTTTATCGCCCAGGCGCTTTATTGGGTATGCTCGATGGTCGGCATTACCCTGACATCACTGGTCGGGGTTCAACTGGCCCCTTATGCGGGGCTGGCAACGCTGCCTTTGGGGTTGCTGGTGCTGGGTAATCTGGGTGGGGTTCAACCCATTTCAATTTATATGCAACGCCATGGGCGGCGCGCAGGGTTAATGGCCGGGGCCCTTTGCGGGGTAATCGGCGCGCTGGTGGCATCTGCCGGGGTGTGGATGGGCAGTTTCACCGTGTTTTGCATTGGTGCTGTGCCGATTGGCATTTATCAGGCATCGGCGCGGTATTATCGCTATGTCGCGCTGGAGGCTGTTGAAAGCCATCATAAAGGGCGTGCTGCGGCCTATGTAACCGGCGGGGGTGTGCTTGCCGCGCTTGTTGCCCCGGAATTGGCCGTGTGGGCGCGTGATGCGCTGGTGATCCCGTTTCTTGGGGCCTATCTGGTGATGGTGACGATGTCGGTTCTGGCAATTGTGTTGTTGGCCAGGGTGAAGCCGGGCGATATCCCGCCGCGATTGCCCAATGGCGGTGCCATCATGCGTGAATTGCTGTTGCGGCCCAAAATTTTTGCTGCCGTTGCCATCAGCGCCATAGGCCAGGGTGTTATGGTGCTGATCATGACGGCAACGCCCCTTGCCATGAAATTTTGCGGCTTTGATATCATCCAGTCATCCGAAGTCATTCGCTGGCATTTTATTGGCATGTTTCTGCCAGCCTTTGTCGCCGGGCCATTGATTGACCGGCTGGGTGCGAAAAAGGTCGCAACATTTGGTTCTGTCATTTTGTTGATAAGTGGCATTGTCGCCCTTGGCGGTATTGATCAGTCCCATTTCCTGATCAGCTCGCTTTTGCTGGGGCTGGGCTGGAATCTTATGCTGCTGGCAGGCACAACGCTTTTGGGCGAGGGGCATGATGCCAGCGAACGTGGCCACGCCCAGGCCGTGATGGAACTTGCAAATGGCTTTTTGGGGGCTGCGGCATCCTTTGCCGCCGGGATGCTGATCGTCAATGCCGGCTGGGATGCGGTTAATATCGGCCTGATGCCTGCTGTTTTGGTGGGGCTGGTGATTTTGGTTCTGTGTGGTCGCCCGGCTCGGGTGACATCCTGATGATCTGTTTGGCTTGAAATGTTCCGGGTTGATCCGTGCCAACCTGTAATCTGCATACAAAAAGCCCGCCGGGGGATAGTCCGGCGGGTTAGTTTTGTGGGGTATTTTCGACAGGTGTGAAAATACCCCGGCGCGATTGCAGATAAATCTCGATGAATGCAGTGGGCGATCACCACAAACGGCGTGGTGACAGCCTGCAGATCGTAAGTGCCAGGAACCGGATAATAAAAAAGCCAGCAATCATGCTGGCTGCAGGGACATTTCCGGGCTGTTTGAAGCGACAAAGTCCTTGATTTTCTGAAGGACAAAATCGCGCGAAGCGCTTTCGCGGGTTTGAAACAGAACTTCGCGTTCCCGGATCACCAAACCCAGATAAACCGGATCGGTGCGATCTTCATGCTGAAGTTTCAGGGTGCGCAAAACATGGCCGTAGTCATCAGTGCTTTGATAGACGGTCCGCATCGGGTGCTCCTGCGTGTCTCTTCTTCACATCAGTGCGGGGAATGCTTCATCCCGCAGGCCGACTTTATGGCAGAAATTCTTTTCCGGCCCGTGACAGCTCTGTGATTGTTTAAAGACAGTCACGAAAAGTTGCCTCAATGCGCATTGGCTTTCGCTCTTAATTTCCACGGCAATATGCCATGGTCAGATCAAAGGGGTTCACCCCATCAACTGTAACCGGGACGTTTGATCCATGATCGATCTATACACATTTGGCACGCCCAATGGCCGTAAGGTCTCCATCCTGCTTGAGGAGCTGGAGGCCGATTACACCCTTCATGTTGTCGATATCAGCAAGGGCGAACAGTTCGCGCCGGAATTTTTGGCAATTTCACCCAATAACCGGATTCCCGCCATTGTGGATTCGGACGGGCCGGGTGGCAAAAAAATCGAAATTTTTGAAAGCGGTGCAATTCTCATCTATCTGGCCGAAAAATTTGGCAAATTCATCCCGGCGGACCCGCATGCCCGGATTGAATGCCTGAAATGGCTGATGTGGCAAATGGGGGGCTTTGGGCCGATGCTGGGCCAGGCACATCATTTCCTGCGCGCAGCCAAGGAAGACGTGCCCTATGGCAAGGAACGTTACGTTACCGAGGCCAAACGCCTTTATGGCGTGCTTGACGGGCATTTGGCCCAATCGCACTTTCTGGCTGGCGATGAATATTCAATTGCCGACATGGCCTGTTATCCCTGGGCCTGCCGCCATGAGTGGCACCAGGTGGACCTTGCGAATTACCCCCATGTCAGCCGCTGGAAGGATGAAATTGCAAAACGTCCGGCCGTTGCGCGGGGCATGGTTGTGCCCAATGATCGTTAAGGCATCATTTCAGGGTTGAACAAGGCCCGAGAAATGACAGGGCAGGGCGGATTTTTGCTGAAAATTGGGGCTAAATGCACAATAGTAAAAAGAAATCCGCCCATACCCGGTTTTGAGGCATTGACAGTCCCGGATCGGATGTTTAAGAAAGGCGGCGTTCCACACGGAACACCACGAAAAACGGGCAAGTGGCCGAGTGGCTGAAGGCGCTCCCCTGCTAAGGGAGTATGGGGTCAAAAGCCCCATCGAGGGTTCGAATCCCTCCTTGTCCGCCAGTGAAAAAGGCTCCCTTAAAGGGAGCCTTTTTGCATTTCGGTTGCTAGATGACCAGCTGGGGGCTTAGGGATGTATGCTGCTTGCTGGTTCAATTTTGACGATATTTTCCTGTATTCCCAACTTGATGTGATGCACAGGTTTGTTCGCAACAGCGGATCGTTGTATCGATAGGGGTATGAGGTGCGCGCTGGTTTAGAGTTTTATTGTTTTCAAGTTGAAGCAGTATCGTCTTTTTCCCAGAGATTTTCCCTCTCGATCTGGGTCTGTTCCCGGAGAAAACTACCGTAAGCGTGGATGTCGTCGAGCAGCGCTAACGTACTTTTGTTTTTCAATGGTTTGTCTTTGTCGATTATTTCGCGCTCTAAGTCATATTCAAGGCTTGTAAGGTAGGCCGCGATCCGGCTTTTTGTGACCTTCATAGCAATGATTGTGCTTGCAACATCATCCGTGATGGTTATCGGAGGCGTTGGGATATCAATAGATGATATAGCAACATTAGTTGCTGCAATTTGTGAACAGGATACTGGCACGTTTTTCAGCACTTTAGCTGCGGTTTCGGCTAAAATTTGACATACAGTGCCAACTGCGGCTGCTTCGGAGTAAAATAAACTATTTGTTTGTTTTTCGATGCGCCGAAGGTCTTCGTCTCGCATTTTTCGTTGTGCGGTAATTTGAACCTTTGTTGCAGCATATGCAAAAGAACCGCCGACTAGACCTAAAACACCTGCAAAGATCGTTTCCCATGAAAGGTTGGAAAATCCTTTACCGTACAATGTGCCAGCAGTAAACGCAATGATAGCGACCCCGCTAATAACAATAGCACTTAGCCAACTGCTGTATTTTTGAATCACCTTATGCCCCCAATTAATTTTGTTTGGTAGTATTTTTCTCCTGTTAGTATCTGCGGTCAAGCTGCCTATAAGTGGGGAAAATGATGGCTGCTTTAGTTCGATTAGTTGTAGCGGGCTGAGCTTTTTTACTTCATTTCCGCAAAAATAAAGGCAGCATCGAAATGCTGCCCTGGATCACGGTTATGTGGTTAGCGATCAGCTAAACGCATTGAAGGTGATGATGGTCTGGGTGTCTTTGATGTGCGGCAGGGCGTGAATTTTTTCGTTCACATAGCGGCCAATATCCTGGCCGTCTTCAATATAGACCTTCACCAGCAGTTCAAACGGGCCCGAGATCGAATAGACTTCGGAAACACCTTCGACTTCTTCCACCAGTGCTGCGGCAACATCATAGGCTTTGCCAAGTTCGCATTTCACGAAA
The window above is part of the Thalassospira marina genome. Proteins encoded here:
- a CDS encoding GlxA family transcriptional regulator, whose translation is MTRKSAPARQNPHSQKRTIACYAFDGVMSLDITGPLQVFASANTELVRQGNQPAYDIVVFAEKAGPVQTSAGIRLHADMARADINPAGIDTILVPGGEGIDVVCRDAGILAWFEAAAGACGRLGSVCSGALLLAAAGLLDGRLATTHWSRCDEMRTSYPMIGLVENRLHTYDPTGLDGDGHIFTSAGVTAGIDLALALLEDDFGRALALAVARRLVMFLKRPGGQAQFSAYLTPAIGASAKLAELLEWLPANLQADLSLEAMAERAGMSPRTFSRVFTRDLGLSPARYVERMRVEAARGLLQGGDITINRVARLCGFGHPETMRRAFHRHLSISPQDYAERFGATLFAGASVPTG
- a CDS encoding MFS transporter, whose product is MLLLTNGQVRLLFIAQALYWVCSMVGITLTSLVGVQLAPYAGLATLPLGLLVLGNLGGVQPISIYMQRHGRRAGLMAGALCGVIGALVASAGVWMGSFTVFCIGAVPIGIYQASARYYRYVALEAVESHHKGRAAAYVTGGGVLAALVAPELAVWARDALVIPFLGAYLVMVTMSVLAIVLLARVKPGDIPPRLPNGGAIMRELLLRPKIFAAVAISAIGQGVMVLIMTATPLAMKFCGFDIIQSSEVIRWHFIGMFLPAFVAGPLIDRLGAKKVATFGSVILLISGIVALGGIDQSHFLISSLLLGLGWNLMLLAGTTLLGEGHDASERGHAQAVMELANGFLGAAASFAAGMLIVNAGWDAVNIGLMPAVLVGLVILVLCGRPARVTS
- a CDS encoding glutathione binding-like protein, producing MIDLYTFGTPNGRKVSILLEELEADYTLHVVDISKGEQFAPEFLAISPNNRIPAIVDSDGPGGKKIEIFESGAILIYLAEKFGKFIPADPHARIECLKWLMWQMGGFGPMLGQAHHFLRAAKEDVPYGKERYVTEAKRLYGVLDGHLAQSHFLAGDEYSIADMACYPWACRHEWHQVDLANYPHVSRWKDEIAKRPAVARGMVVPNDR
- a CDS encoding Lrp/AsnC ligand binding domain-containing protein, producing the protein MHPFFIFVKCELGKAYDVAAALVEEVEGVSEVYSISGPFELLVKVYIEDGQDIGRYVNEKIHALPHIKDTQTIITFNAFS